A portion of the Flavobacteriales bacterium genome contains these proteins:
- the purQ gene encoding phosphoribosylformylglycinamidine synthase I: MKFGVVVFPGSNCDKDMIYVLETLYGQKVVSLWHKDTDLQNCDFIVLPGGFSYGDYLRSGAIARFSPIMEKIIEFANNGGYVMGVCNGFQILCESGLLPGALLHNNSHKFICKNVYLSTQNKNTCLTTSVEDKVLCVPIAHGEGRYFADEGTLKQLNDNGQVLFRYCDEEGNITPESNPNGAVENIAGVSNAAGNVFGMMPHPERAADKELSNTDGGYIFESIMNTLVVA, encoded by the coding sequence ATGAAATTTGGTGTAGTTGTTTTCCCAGGGTCTAATTGTGATAAAGACATGATTTATGTTCTAGAAACCCTTTATGGACAGAAAGTGGTAAGCCTTTGGCACAAAGACACTGACCTACAAAATTGTGATTTTATCGTCTTACCAGGCGGTTTTTCTTATGGAGATTATTTACGCTCGGGAGCTATTGCTCGTTTCTCGCCTATTATGGAGAAAATAATAGAGTTTGCCAATAATGGTGGCTATGTTATGGGTGTATGTAATGGCTTTCAAATTTTATGTGAATCGGGGCTATTGCCTGGTGCTTTACTGCACAACAACAGCCATAAATTCATTTGCAAAAATGTGTATCTGTCCACACAAAATAAGAATACGTGTCTAACTACAAGTGTAGAGGACAAAGTACTTTGTGTGCCTATTGCTCATGGTGAAGGGCGTTATTTTGCAGATGAGGGAACTTTAAAACAACTAAATGATAATGGTCAGGTCTTATTTAGATATTGCGATGAAGAAGGCAATATTACGCCTGAAAGTAATCCTAATGGTGCAGTAGAAAATATTGCTGGAGTGAGCAATGCAGCTGGTAATGTCTTTGGGATGATGCCACATCCAGAACGTGCTGCTGATAAGGAGTTAAGCAATACTGATGGAGGCTATATCTTTGAAAGTATCATGAATACGCTTGTTGTTGCCTAG
- a CDS encoding EamA family transporter: MNKNLFAHLALFGANLIYGINYTVAKDVMPTYIEPLGFIFIRVSGAVVLFWLCYKFFFYEKVAKKDIPLLALCALFGVAINQMLFFEGLNLTTPINAAVIMVVNPILVLVFAGFMSTESLSKRKWLGIGVGAIGALTLITNGGNITLSQEHFYGNALVFINATSYAIYLVLVKSLMKKYKPITVISWVFLFGLLFVSPFGWSEFQSIDWQNMPTVIMWEVGFVVICTTFLAYLFNIYGLKTLNPSTVSTYIYFQPVLASIVAVIASSDELDFVKIVSALLICFGVYLVSHKPKALQE; this comes from the coding sequence ATGAATAAAAATTTATTCGCTCACTTAGCCTTATTTGGCGCCAATCTTATTTACGGCATCAATTATACTGTTGCTAAAGATGTGATGCCAACTTATATAGAACCTCTCGGCTTCATTTTTATAAGGGTAAGTGGTGCTGTTGTGCTATTTTGGTTGTGTTACAAATTCTTTTTTTATGAAAAAGTCGCCAAGAAAGATATTCCACTTTTAGCCCTTTGTGCTCTCTTTGGTGTTGCAATCAATCAAATGTTATTTTTTGAAGGACTTAATTTGACTACCCCTATCAATGCCGCAGTAATAATGGTTGTCAACCCCATATTGGTGTTGGTTTTCGCAGGTTTTATGTCCACAGAAAGCCTTAGTAAACGCAAATGGCTAGGTATAGGAGTAGGAGCTATTGGAGCATTAACGCTTATTACCAACGGTGGTAATATTACCCTAAGTCAAGAGCATTTTTATGGTAATGCCCTAGTATTTATAAATGCTACCTCATATGCTATTTATCTTGTTTTGGTAAAGTCCTTGATGAAAAAATACAAGCCTATTACGGTTATTAGTTGGGTGTTTTTGTTTGGACTATTGTTTGTAAGCCCCTTTGGATGGTCAGAATTTCAGTCAATAGATTGGCAGAATATGCCAACAGTAATAATGTGGGAAGTGGGTTTTGTAGTGATTTGCACCACCTTTTTGGCTTACCTGTTCAATATTTATGGATTAAAGACTCTCAACCCCTCTACCGTAAGCACCTATATTTATTTTCAGCCTGTTTTAGCAAGTATTGTAGCCGTTATTGCTAGTAGCGATGAGCTCGATTTTGTTAAAATAGTATCGGCATTATTAATTTGTTTTGGAGTGTATTTAGTAAGTCATAAGCCAAAAGCTCTTCAAGAATAG
- a CDS encoding cystathionine gamma-synthase, which translates to MKFNTKVIHAGLEPDQSTGAIMTPIYQTSTYVQLSPGDHKGFEYSRTANPTRAALESNLAALENAKYGLCFSSGLAAIDAVIKLLSPGDEVVSTNDLYGGTYRIFTKVFENYGIKFHFIGMKNADRIADHINENTKLIWVETPTNPMLNIIDIEAVAKVAKKHNLILGVDNTFASPYLQNPIDLGADIVMHSVTKYLGGHSDVVMGALMLNDDALAEKLYFLQNSCGAVPGPMDSFLVLRGIKTLHLRIQRHCENGKAIAEFLQSHPKVDNVYWPGFESHPNHDVAKRQMKDFGGMLSFSLVANRIEDAFKVVSSTHYFTLAESLGGVESLCGHPASMTHAAIPKEEREKTGVVDSLIRLSVGVEDIDDLITDLDNALNTL; encoded by the coding sequence ATGAAATTTAACACCAAAGTTATACATGCTGGCTTAGAGCCTGACCAAAGTACAGGAGCCATAATGACTCCAATATATCAAACCTCAACTTACGTTCAGCTAAGTCCTGGAGATCATAAAGGGTTTGAATATTCAAGAACAGCGAACCCTACTCGTGCTGCTTTGGAATCTAATTTAGCCGCCCTAGAAAATGCCAAATATGGCTTGTGTTTTAGTAGTGGTTTGGCAGCTATTGATGCCGTTATTAAGCTGTTGAGCCCTGGCGATGAAGTTGTTTCTACCAACGATTTATATGGAGGAACTTATCGTATTTTCACAAAAGTATTTGAAAATTACGGAATTAAATTTCATTTTATTGGCATGAAAAATGCTGATAGAATTGCCGATCATATAAATGAGAATACCAAACTCATTTGGGTAGAAACACCTACCAATCCTATGTTAAATATCATTGATATTGAGGCGGTAGCTAAAGTGGCTAAAAAACACAATCTAATTTTGGGTGTTGATAATACTTTTGCTTCACCTTATTTGCAAAATCCTATCGACTTAGGGGCAGATATTGTTATGCATTCCGTTACCAAATATTTAGGTGGACACTCTGATGTAGTCATGGGAGCTTTAATGCTGAATGATGATGCGCTTGCTGAGAAGTTATATTTTTTACAAAACAGTTGTGGTGCTGTACCTGGCCCTATGGACTCATTCCTAGTTCTTAGAGGCATTAAAACCCTTCATCTTAGAATTCAACGCCACTGTGAAAATGGTAAAGCCATTGCCGAGTTTTTACAATCACACCCCAAAGTAGACAATGTGTATTGGCCAGGTTTTGAAAGTCATCCCAATCATGATGTTGCCAAACGTCAGATGAAAGATTTTGGAGGAATGCTTTCTTTCTCATTAGTTGCTAACAGAATAGAAGATGCTTTTAAAGTAGTTTCTTCTACGCATTATTTTACATTAGCAGAATCGCTTGGAGGTGTAGAGTCCTTATGTGGACACCCAGCAAGCATGACTCATGCTGCAATCCCTAAAGAAGAACGAGAAAAGACAGGGGTTGTAGATTCACTTATTCGATTAAGTGTAGGAGTCGAAGATATTGACGACTTGATAACAGATTTAGATAACGCATTGAATACACTATAA
- a CDS encoding SDR family NAD(P)-dependent oxidoreductase: MNVYYITGASSGIGEAIAELLLEDSNNMVIGIARSRTIQHDRYKHHFIDLSTNWFETIFKKPTFNAEKIILINNAGSIGPIKPLHEHSEDEIKDNYFLNIVAPTILCKQFITSFSDSKSKCIVLNISSGAGKHPIHSWSTYCSSKSALDMLSQTADLESPNVKFYSIAPGIVDTPMQDEIRDADEKHFPELNRFIDYKNDGELSSPLEVAQKYVDFLNNSTKFKEVLYSVRDL, from the coding sequence ATGAACGTATACTATATTACAGGAGCAAGCAGCGGAATAGGAGAAGCTATAGCAGAACTACTTTTAGAAGACAGTAATAATATGGTTATTGGCATTGCCCGTTCAAGGACGATTCAGCACGATAGATATAAACATCATTTTATAGACTTATCGACAAATTGGTTCGAAACAATTTTTAAGAAACCAACCTTTAATGCCGAAAAAATCATCTTAATTAATAATGCTGGCTCAATAGGGCCTATAAAACCCTTGCACGAGCATAGCGAAGATGAGATAAAAGATAACTACTTCCTAAATATCGTTGCCCCAACAATCTTATGTAAACAATTCATTACGTCATTTTCAGATTCAAAATCAAAATGTATTGTTTTAAATATCAGTTCTGGAGCTGGCAAACACCCGATTCATTCATGGAGCACCTATTGCTCTTCAAAGTCTGCTTTAGATATGCTATCCCAGACCGCAGATTTAGAATCGCCTAATGTTAAATTCTATTCTATTGCTCCAGGAATTGTCGATACGCCTATGCAAGATGAGATTAGAGACGCTGACGAAAAGCATTTCCCTGAACTTAATCGATTTATAGACTATAAAAACGATGGTGAACTAAGTTCTCCTCTAGAAGTTGCCCAGAAATACGTCGATTTTTTAAACAATAGCACAAAATTTAAGGAAGTGCTGTATTCGGTAAGAGACCTATAA
- the purD gene encoding phosphoribosylamine--glycine ligase: MNVLVLGSGGREHALSWKISQSSLCEKLFIAPGNAGTNSVGQNVNISVNDFLTIKTFVLENDIDMVVVGPEDPLVNGIYDFFQNDSALNDICLIGPSKEGAKLEGSKDYSKRFMMRHNIPTAAYGSYTSETLKEGCDFLETLKPPYVLKADGLAAGKGVLILDDLEIAKTELKAMLTEAKFGKASSKVVIEEFLDGIELSVFVLTDGKNYKVLPSAKDYKRIGEGDKGLNTGGMGAISPVPFADSIFMEKVENTIIKPTIFGLQEENIDYKGFVFIGLMNVGGEPFVIEYNVRMGDPETEVVIPRIKSDLLNLFRGIANGTFGEQDFYVDEDVATTVMLVSGGYPESYEKGKEIVGLDEVENSLVFHAGTKEDNQKVLTNGGRVMALTSFGRTMEEALEKSFDNAKKIHFDGKYFRRDIGFDLKEEKV, translated from the coding sequence ATGAATGTATTAGTATTAGGTTCAGGCGGTCGAGAACATGCCCTAAGTTGGAAAATTTCACAGAGTAGTTTGTGTGAAAAGCTCTTCATAGCACCAGGAAATGCAGGCACCAATTCGGTCGGACAAAATGTAAACATAAGTGTCAATGATTTTCTTACTATCAAAACATTTGTCTTAGAAAACGATATTGATATGGTCGTAGTTGGTCCTGAAGACCCTTTAGTAAATGGCATTTACGACTTCTTCCAAAACGATAGTGCATTGAACGATATTTGCCTTATTGGACCATCCAAAGAAGGGGCAAAATTGGAAGGCAGTAAAGATTACTCCAAGCGGTTTATGATGCGTCATAATATTCCTACTGCGGCTTATGGCAGCTACACGTCTGAAACGCTTAAGGAAGGATGTGATTTTCTAGAAACACTCAAGCCGCCCTATGTTCTAAAAGCAGACGGTTTGGCAGCAGGAAAAGGAGTGTTAATTCTTGACGATTTAGAGATTGCCAAAACTGAACTTAAGGCCATGCTTACCGAAGCAAAATTTGGCAAAGCCAGTTCCAAAGTAGTTATTGAAGAATTTTTGGACGGTATTGAATTGTCAGTATTCGTACTTACGGACGGGAAAAATTATAAAGTTTTGCCATCTGCCAAAGATTATAAGCGTATTGGAGAAGGGGATAAAGGGTTAAACACTGGTGGAATGGGAGCCATTTCACCTGTACCATTTGCCGATAGTATTTTCATGGAAAAAGTAGAAAATACCATAATTAAGCCAACCATTTTTGGATTGCAAGAAGAAAACATTGACTATAAAGGCTTTGTGTTTATTGGGCTAATGAATGTAGGCGGAGAGCCTTTCGTTATAGAGTATAATGTGCGTATGGGAGATCCTGAAACGGAAGTCGTTATCCCTAGAATAAAATCGGATTTACTGAATCTGTTTAGAGGTATTGCCAATGGTACATTTGGTGAGCAAGATTTTTATGTGGATGAGGATGTAGCAACAACGGTAATGTTAGTTTCCGGCGGTTATCCAGAAAGCTATGAAAAAGGTAAAGAAATAGTTGGATTGGATGAGGTAGAAAACAGTCTAGTTTTTCATGCTGGAACTAAAGAGGATAATCAAAAAGTATTGACAAATGGCGGTCGCGTGATGGCACTAACATCCTTTGGAAGAACGATGGAAGAGGCTTTAGAAAAATCATTTGATAACGCCAAAAAGATACACTTTGACGGCAAATATTTCCGAAGGGATATTGGCTTTGATCTAAAAGAGGAAAAGGTTTAA
- a CDS encoding YicC family protein — protein sequence MILSMTGFGKAEINTLNKKLTIEIKSLNSKQIDMSVRMPSSYREKELSIRKSVGQALNRGKIDVALFVEQTHSELSATINTEVVKAYYSDLKSIANELDNTDDIMSSIMRLPDVLKSKKEEIDDLEWKQIESLLAQAIDAITNYRADEGRILGEDFELRIENIRSSLNQIEAYEKSRIEKIKGNIREKIDELKISVDENRFEQELIYYIEKLDITEEITRLNLHLNYFIEVMQSTSSQGKKLGFICQEIGREINTIGSKSNDATMQQEVVKMKDELEKIKEQILNVL from the coding sequence ATGATCCTATCTATGACAGGCTTTGGAAAAGCCGAAATCAATACGCTGAACAAAAAACTGACTATTGAAATTAAATCGCTCAATAGCAAACAAATCGATATGAGTGTGCGTATGCCTTCTTCTTACAGAGAAAAGGAATTGAGTATTCGTAAATCCGTAGGACAAGCACTAAATAGAGGTAAAATCGATGTTGCTCTTTTTGTTGAACAAACGCACTCTGAACTATCTGCCACTATCAATACTGAAGTCGTCAAAGCCTATTATTCTGACTTAAAAAGCATCGCCAATGAGCTTGACAACACCGACGACATTATGAGTAGTATAATGCGTTTACCAGATGTTCTAAAAAGTAAAAAAGAAGAAATAGACGACTTAGAATGGAAACAAATAGAGTCATTACTTGCACAAGCCATTGACGCTATCACAAACTACAGAGCCGACGAAGGACGCATTTTAGGTGAAGACTTTGAATTGCGTATTGAAAATATCCGATCATCTCTCAATCAAATAGAAGCCTACGAAAAAAGTAGAATAGAAAAAATAAAAGGGAATATTCGTGAAAAGATAGACGAGCTAAAAATATCTGTTGATGAAAATAGATTTGAGCAAGAGCTCATCTATTATATCGAAAAACTAGATATAACTGAAGAAATTACGCGTTTAAATCTTCACCTCAATTACTTCATAGAGGTAATGCAAAGTACGAGTTCACAAGGTAAAAAACTTGGATTTATTTGTCAGGAAATTGGCAGAGAAATTAATACCATTGGTTCAAAGTCAAACGACGCAACTATGCAACAAGAAGTTGTTAAAATGAAAGACGAATTAGAAAAGATTAAAGAACAAATTCTCAATGTCTTATAA
- a CDS encoding acyl-CoA carboxylase subunit beta: MKDKLKILKDKKAEALVGGGQKRIDAQHDKGKLTARERIHFLIDEGSFEELGMLVTHRSTNFGLDKQKFLGDGVVTGYGTIDGRLVYVYAQDFTVMGGSLAEAHAEKICKIMDMAMKNGAPIIGLNDSGGARIQEGVVSLGGYADIFYRNTRASGVVPQLSAIMGPCAGGAVYSPALTDFIMMVENTSYMFVTGPNVVKTVTHEEVTAEELGGASTHASKSGVAHFTYPNEIELINNLKRLVSYMPQNCEEEAPILDYQMGDESRMELNSIIPDNANQPYDIHDVINGIIDRDSFHEVHKEYAENIVCGFARLAGRSIGIVANQPAFLAGVLDNHASNKAARFVRFCDSFNIPLLVLEDVPGFLPGTDQEWNGIINNGAKLLYAFSEATVPRVTIITRKAYGGAYDVMNSKHIGADLNYAWPTAEIAVMGAKGAAEIIFRKEIKEAKDSGAKWKEKEAEYADLFAHPYNAAARGYVDEVIEPSSSREKLIKAFKMLENKVDVLPKKKHGNIPL, from the coding sequence ATGAAAGACAAACTCAAAATATTAAAAGATAAAAAGGCCGAGGCCCTTGTTGGCGGCGGACAAAAGCGCATAGATGCCCAACACGATAAAGGCAAGCTAACAGCCAGAGAGCGTATCCACTTTTTGATAGATGAGGGTTCTTTCGAAGAATTAGGGATGTTAGTAACGCACCGTTCAACCAATTTCGGACTCGATAAGCAAAAGTTTTTAGGCGATGGAGTCGTAACTGGTTATGGCACCATTGATGGGCGATTGGTATATGTGTATGCCCAAGATTTTACCGTAATGGGTGGCTCTTTGGCAGAAGCCCATGCCGAGAAGATTTGTAAAATAATGGATATGGCCATGAAAAATGGCGCTCCTATAATTGGTCTAAACGACAGTGGTGGAGCGCGTATTCAAGAAGGCGTTGTTTCTTTAGGAGGTTATGCCGATATATTTTACAGAAATACTCGAGCAAGTGGTGTAGTGCCACAGCTATCTGCCATTATGGGTCCATGTGCTGGAGGAGCGGTATATTCGCCAGCCTTGACGGATTTCATTATGATGGTAGAAAACACTTCATACATGTTCGTAACAGGTCCGAACGTAGTAAAAACCGTTACCCACGAAGAGGTAACTGCCGAAGAGTTAGGAGGAGCGTCTACACATGCCTCTAAATCAGGAGTGGCCCATTTTACCTATCCCAATGAAATTGAGCTTATTAATAACCTCAAACGTTTGGTCAGCTATATGCCACAAAACTGTGAAGAGGAAGCCCCTATTTTAGACTATCAGATGGGAGACGAAAGCCGTATGGAATTGAACAGTATTATTCCAGATAATGCAAATCAGCCCTACGATATTCACGATGTAATAAACGGTATTATTGATAGAGATTCTTTTCATGAAGTTCACAAAGAATATGCCGAAAACATAGTCTGTGGTTTTGCCCGTTTGGCCGGTCGTTCTATAGGTATAGTAGCAAATCAACCTGCTTTTTTAGCCGGTGTTTTGGATAACCATGCTTCAAACAAAGCCGCACGCTTTGTGCGTTTTTGCGATAGCTTTAATATTCCCCTTTTGGTGCTAGAAGATGTGCCAGGCTTTTTGCCAGGCACTGACCAAGAATGGAATGGCATTATTAACAACGGAGCTAAGCTATTGTATGCCTTTAGTGAAGCTACTGTTCCACGCGTAACCATTATTACACGCAAAGCATATGGCGGCGCTTATGATGTAATGAATTCTAAACACATTGGAGCAGATCTCAATTACGCATGGCCTACAGCCGAAATAGCCGTCATGGGAGCAAAGGGAGCTGCCGAAATTATCTTTCGAAAAGAAATTAAAGAAGCAAAGGATTCGGGCGCTAAATGGAAAGAAAAAGAAGCCGAATATGCAGACTTGTTTGCTCACCCTTACAATGCTGCGGCAAGAGGATATGTTGATGAGGTCATAGAACCATCATCATCTAGAGAAAAATTAATAAAGGCCTTTAAAATGTTAGAAAACAAGGTCGATGTGTTACCTAAGAAGAAACACGGAAATATACCCCTATAG
- a CDS encoding nicotinate-nucleotide adenylyltransferase: MKVGLFFGSFNPIHIGHMAIAQYMLEHTALEKIWFVVSPQNPFKTKESLLDQQHRLTIVRIAVEDDPKMQASNIEFNLPIPSYTVDTLTYLREAHADIDFALIMGQDNLVHFDKWKNHESILEHHNIYVYPRPYCKACDMEKHEKVQLTKAPLMDISAEFIRKSIREKKEISYFLPQKINKYIDEMNFYK; this comes from the coding sequence ATGAAAGTAGGTTTATTTTTCGGCTCGTTTAACCCCATTCACATAGGGCATATGGCTATCGCACAATACATGCTAGAACATACTGCTCTTGAAAAAATATGGTTTGTAGTGTCGCCACAAAATCCATTTAAGACGAAAGAAAGCTTACTTGACCAACAACACCGACTGACTATTGTCCGTATTGCTGTTGAAGACGATCCCAAAATGCAGGCTTCCAACATTGAGTTTAACTTGCCTATTCCATCTTACACCGTTGACACCCTCACCTATTTAAGAGAAGCACATGCTGATATCGACTTTGCACTAATTATGGGACAGGATAATCTTGTTCATTTTGACAAATGGAAAAACCATGAGTCCATTTTAGAGCACCACAATATTTACGTCTACCCAAGACCTTATTGTAAAGCGTGTGATATGGAAAAGCATGAGAAAGTACAATTGACCAAGGCTCCTCTAATGGATATCTCTGCTGAATTTATTAGAAAGAGTATTCGTGAGAAAAAAGAAATCAGTTACTTCTTACCCCAAAAGATAAATAAGTATATCGACGAAATGAATTTTTATAAATAA
- the gmk gene encoding guanylate kinase, translating into MSYKKAVIFSAPSGAGKTTIVKHLLEQMPELSFSISACSRSPRENEKDGRDYYFLSVEEFKNRINQNLFLEWEEVYSNMFYGTLIEEVERLWAEGKVIIFDVDVKGAIALKNHFKENGLAIFVAPPSLETLEERLRSRGTESDESLNKRVSKAVSEMEYQSEFDITVVNDSLEDSCQESLNLVREFIQ; encoded by the coding sequence ATGTCTTATAAAAAAGCTGTCATCTTTTCAGCACCTTCTGGTGCAGGTAAAACCACTATTGTCAAGCATCTACTTGAACAAATGCCTGAGCTTTCTTTTTCCATTTCTGCTTGTAGTAGATCTCCAAGAGAAAATGAAAAGGATGGTAGAGACTACTACTTTTTATCTGTAGAAGAATTTAAAAACCGTATAAATCAGAATCTCTTTTTAGAGTGGGAGGAAGTCTATTCCAATATGTTTTATGGCACTCTAATAGAAGAAGTTGAACGGCTTTGGGCAGAAGGAAAAGTTATCATCTTTGATGTTGATGTAAAAGGAGCTATCGCTTTAAAAAATCATTTCAAAGAAAATGGATTAGCGATTTTTGTTGCCCCTCCATCTCTAGAAACCTTAGAGGAACGCTTAAGAAGTAGAGGGACTGAAAGTGATGAAAGCCTAAATAAAAGAGTGTCTAAAGCAGTCTCAGAAATGGAATATCAAAGCGAATTTGACATCACCGTTGTCAATGACTCATTAGAAGATTCCTGCCAAGAATCATTAAACCTTGTTAGAGAATTCATACAATGA